A portion of the Enterobacter sp. SA187 genome contains these proteins:
- a CDS encoding cytochrome b, with protein MQWRNSPRRYGVLSMTLHWVMALVVYGMFALGLWMVTLSYYDGWYHQAPELHKSIGILLMMGLVVRLLWRWISPPPAALKSWSRTTRLAAVAGHVALYALLFAIVFSGYLISTADGKPISVFGWFEIPATFADAGVQADLAGEIHLWLAWGVVIFSALHALAALKHHFIDKDDTLKRMLGKSSPDSGV; from the coding sequence ATGCAATGGCGTAATTCTCCCCGCCGTTACGGCGTGCTGTCGATGACACTCCACTGGGTGATGGCGCTGGTGGTGTATGGCATGTTTGCCCTGGGATTATGGATGGTGACGCTCAGCTATTATGACGGCTGGTATCACCAGGCACCTGAACTGCACAAAAGCATCGGCATTCTGCTGATGATGGGGCTGGTGGTGCGTCTGCTGTGGCGCTGGATCTCGCCGCCGCCTGCGGCGCTGAAATCCTGGTCGCGCACCACCCGTCTGGCCGCCGTGGCCGGACATGTCGCCCTCTATGCCCTGCTGTTCGCCATTGTGTTCAGCGGTTACCTGATCTCCACCGCCGACGGAAAACCCATCAGCGTTTTCGGCTGGTTCGAGATCCCCGCCACCTTTGCCGACGCCGGGGTTCAGGCGGATCTGGCAGGTGAAATCCATCTATGGCTGGCCTGGGGCGTGGTGATCTTCTCCGCGCTGCATGCGCTTGCCGCTCTCAAGCACCATTTCATTGATAAAGATGACACCCTCAAGCGCATGCTGGGTAAATCATCCCCTGACTCCGGAGTATGA
- a CDS encoding YceO family protein: MRRIFEFFMNNIREHFMLYLIFWLVLGILDIIYLFYID; the protein is encoded by the coding sequence ATGCGTCGTATATTTGAATTTTTTATGAATAATATCCGCGAGCATTTTATGCTCTATCTCATTTTCTGGCTGGTGCTGGGCATACTGGATATTATCTATCTCTTTTATATTGATTAA
- the solA gene encoding N-methyl-L-tryptophan oxidase encodes MKYDLIIVGSGSVGAAAGYYATRAGLNVLMTDAWLPPHQHGSHHGDTRLIRHAYGEGEKYVPLVLRAQSLWDELAADSGEAVFERTGVINLGPADSAFLANVAQSAREFNLDVERLDAAALMARWPEIRVPEGYIGLFESQSGFLRSELAVKTWIRLAREAGCAQLFNCPVTAIHHHDDGVTIDTADGQYSGAKLLVSAGTWVTRLLPSLPVQPVRKIFAWYQADGRYSAKNNFPAFTGEMPSGDQFYGFPAEDDALKIGRHNGGQIISSEEERTPFGSVATDGSEAFPFLRQFLPGIGCCLHGAACTYDNSPDEDFIIDTLPGHDNTLLVSGLSGHGFKFAPVLGEIAARFAAGQTPSFDLTPFALSRFDKS; translated from the coding sequence ATGAAATATGACCTGATTATCGTCGGCAGCGGCTCTGTAGGGGCTGCGGCAGGCTACTATGCCACACGCGCCGGGCTGAATGTCCTGATGACCGACGCCTGGCTGCCGCCTCATCAGCACGGCAGCCATCATGGTGACACCCGCCTTATCCGCCACGCCTATGGTGAAGGCGAGAAATATGTTCCGCTGGTGCTGCGCGCCCAGAGCCTGTGGGATGAGCTTGCCGCTGACAGCGGTGAAGCGGTCTTTGAACGCACCGGCGTCATCAACCTGGGTCCTGCGGATTCCGCTTTCCTCGCAAACGTGGCGCAAAGCGCCCGTGAATTTAATCTTGACGTCGAACGCCTCGATGCGGCAGCGCTGATGGCGCGCTGGCCGGAGATCCGCGTCCCTGAAGGGTATATCGGTCTGTTTGAGTCACAGTCCGGCTTTCTGCGCAGCGAACTGGCGGTGAAAACCTGGATCCGCCTCGCCCGTGAAGCGGGCTGCGCCCAGCTGTTTAACTGCCCGGTTACCGCTATCCATCATCATGATGACGGCGTCACCATTGACACCGCCGACGGTCAGTACAGCGGCGCGAAGCTGCTGGTGAGCGCCGGCACCTGGGTCACGCGGCTGCTCCCCTCCCTGCCGGTGCAGCCGGTACGCAAGATTTTCGCCTGGTATCAGGCCGATGGCCGTTACAGCGCCAAAAACAACTTCCCGGCCTTTACCGGCGAGATGCCCTCCGGCGATCAGTTCTACGGTTTTCCGGCTGAGGATGACGCGCTGAAAATCGGCAGGCATAACGGCGGACAGATTATTTCTTCAGAAGAGGAGCGCACGCCCTTTGGCAGCGTGGCTACCGATGGTTCGGAAGCCTTTCCTTTCCTGCGTCAGTTCCTGCCGGGCATTGGCTGCTGTCTGCACGGCGCGGCCTGCACCTATGATAATTCCCCGGACGAGGACTTTATCATCGACACCCTGCCGGGCCATGACAACACGCTGCTGGTCAGCGGACTGAGCGGGCATGGCTTCAAGTTCGCGCCGGTGCTGGGTGAAATTGCCGCCCGTTTTGCCGCCGGGCAGACGCCATCTTTTGATCTGACGCCCTTCGCCCTTAGCCGTTTCGATAAATCCTGA